A region from the Aegilops tauschii subsp. strangulata cultivar AL8/78 chromosome 5, Aet v6.0, whole genome shotgun sequence genome encodes:
- the LOC109773848 gene encoding vacuolar-processing enzyme, which translates to MARLSCSPLLLLLFLSSQLALLVAGEFLRLPSEKDVVGTRWAVLIAGSNGYYNYRHQADVCHAYQIMKKGGLKDENIIVFMYDDIAGNRDNPRPGVIINHPKGGDVYAGVPKDYTGADVNANNFLAALLGDKSKLTGSGSGKVVSSGSDDHIFVYYADHGGPGILGMPGDEEYLYANDLVRTLEKKHAGGAGYKSLVFYLEACESGSIFEGLLPGNIGVYATTAANAEESSWGTYCPGDDEGAPPPEYDTCLGDLYSVAWMEDSDAHNLNAESLKQQYERVRDRTSAAGTYSLGSHVMQYGDLDLNDQSLFLYIGTNPANDNASFVQGSSSTSRQLPGGRVNQRDADLVHFWHKYRRSAEGSAKKGEARRRLVETMARRSRVDSSVELIGGLLFGSEQGAKVLGAVRPAGQPVVDDWDCLKSVVRRFQERCGPLTQYGMKHMRSLANLCNAGVREEAMDKAAAQACAANPSSLF; encoded by the exons atggctcgcctttcctgctcacccctcctcctcctcctcttcttgtCGTCGCAGCTCGCcctgctcgtcgccggcgagttCCTCCGCCTGCCGTCCGAGAAGGACGTCGTCGGGACGAGATGGGCCGTCCTCATCGCCGGCTCCAACGGCTACTACAACTACCGCCACCAG GCGGACGTGTGCCACGCGTACCAGATCATGAAGAAGGGCGGGCTCAAGGACGAGAACATCATCGTCTTCATGTACGACGACATCGCCGGCAACCGCGACAACCCCAGGCCCGGGGTCATCATCAACCACCCCAAAGGCGGCGACGTCTACGCCGGAGTCCCCAAGGACTACACGGGGGCGGACGTGAACGCCAACAACTTCCTCGCCGCGCTGCTCGGCGACAAGTCCAAGCTCaccggcagcggcagcggcaagGTCGTCAGCAGCGGCTCCGACGACCACATCTTCGTCTACTACGCCGATCATGGCGGCCCAGGGATCCTCG GGATGCCGGGCGACGAGGAGTACCTGTACGCGAACGACCTGGTGCGGACGCTGGAGAAGAAGCACGCGGGCGGGGCCGGGTACAAGAGCCTGGTCTTCTACCTGGAGGCCTGCGAGTCCGGGAGCATCTTCGAGGGCCTCCTCCCGGGCAACATCGGCGTGTACGCCACCACGGCGGCCAACGCGGAGGAGAGCAGCTGGGGCACCTACTGCCCCGGCGACGACGAGGGCGCCCCGCCGCCGGAGTACGACACCTGCCTCGGCGACCTCTACAGCGTCGCCTGGATGGAGGACAGCGACGCGCACAACCTCAACGCCGAGTCCCTCAAGCAGCAGTACGAGCGGGTCAGGGACCGGACGTCGGCGGCCGGCACGTACAGCCTCGGCTCCCACGTCATGCAGTACGGCGACCTGGACCTCAACGACCAGAGCCTCTTCCTCTACATCGGCACCAATCCTGCCAACGACAACGCCTCCTTCGTCCAGGGCTCCTCCTCGACCTCCAGGCAGCTGCCGGGCGGCCGAGTGAACCAGCGGGACGCCGACCTCGTCCACTTCTGGCACAAGTACCGGAGGTCGGCGGAGGGGTCGGCCAAGAAAGGCGAGGCGCGGAGGCGGCTGGTGGAGACGATGGCGCGGCGGTCTCGCGTGGACAGCAGCGTGGAGCTCATCGGCGGCCTCCTCTTCGGCTCTGAGCAAGGTGCCAAGGTCCTCGGCGCCGTCCGGCCGGCGGGGCAGCCTGTGGTGGATGACTGGGACTGCCTCAAGTCCGTGGTGCGGAGGTTCCAGGAGCGGTGCGGGCCGCTGACGCAGTACGGGATGAAGCACATGCGGTCGCTCGCCAACCTCTGCAACGCCGGCGTCCGGGAGGAGGCCATGGACAAGGCTGCGGCTCAGGCGTGCGCTGCTAATCCTTCCTCCTTATTCTGA